The Sporomusa termitida genome has a window encoding:
- the asnB gene encoding asparagine synthase (glutamine-hydrolyzing) has translation MCGITGWIDWQEDLTESSHILSAMIATLAARGPDAQGAYITPRAALGHRRLSVIDPVGGAQPMIRFRGEQKFIITYNGELYNTLEIKQQLEDRGYVFSTRCDTEVLLVAFIEWGPACVERCNGIYAFGIWDEANQSLFLARDRIGVKPLFYTEYGSSFIFGSELKTLLANPLVRPELDAEGLAEVFMIGPARTPGHGVFRNVKELKPGHCLTYNRQGKLISQYWKLESQPHLDSFDNTKAKVRELLIDTAERQLVSDVPICTLLSGGLDSSALTALAAMSHKRAGLGSLHTYSVDYVDNDLHFKANSFQPNPDGPFVTRVAEHFDTVHHNILLDTPELAASLRPAALVRDLPGMADIDTSLYLFCREIKKGATVALSGECADEVFGGYPWFQREEMINATTFPWSPRPEIRIPWLKPEIQARIKPAEYVAQRYSEALAEVPRLPGEDVRSARMREIFYLSLTRFMPTLLDRKDRMSMAFGLEVRVPFCDHRIVDYVWNVPWSMKNAHNREKGLLRYALEGILPEDVLWRKKSPYPKTHNPAYTKVVVNEALAILQDPASPLQALLDIEKLKEIARTDLSASNIPWFGQLMSGPQLFAYLIQADHWLREYKVQVL, from the coding sequence ATGTGCGGAATTACTGGTTGGATTGACTGGCAGGAAGATCTAACAGAAAGCAGCCATATCTTATCAGCTATGATTGCAACACTGGCGGCACGCGGACCAGACGCGCAGGGAGCCTATATTACACCACGGGCGGCATTGGGGCATCGCCGCCTTAGTGTTATTGATCCTGTGGGCGGGGCCCAGCCTATGATCCGGTTTCGCGGTGAGCAGAAATTCATCATCACTTATAATGGTGAGCTGTATAATACATTAGAAATCAAACAGCAGCTGGAAGACCGGGGCTATGTATTCAGCACCCGCTGTGATACGGAGGTACTGCTCGTAGCTTTTATCGAGTGGGGGCCTGCCTGTGTCGAACGGTGTAACGGCATATATGCCTTTGGTATTTGGGATGAGGCCAATCAGAGCCTGTTTCTGGCCCGGGACCGGATTGGGGTTAAGCCTCTGTTTTACACAGAATACGGCAGTAGTTTTATTTTTGGATCAGAACTTAAAACCCTGCTCGCTAATCCGTTGGTGCGGCCTGAGCTTGATGCCGAAGGCTTAGCCGAGGTTTTTATGATTGGGCCGGCCCGGACACCCGGGCATGGCGTGTTTCGTAATGTCAAAGAGCTGAAGCCGGGCCATTGCCTGACTTACAACCGCCAGGGCAAGCTGATCAGTCAATACTGGAAACTGGAATCGCAGCCGCACCTGGACAGTTTCGACAATACCAAAGCAAAAGTACGGGAATTGCTTATTGATACGGCCGAACGCCAACTGGTATCAGATGTGCCCATCTGTACACTGCTTTCCGGCGGACTGGACTCCAGTGCGCTCACTGCCCTGGCCGCCATGTCCCATAAAAGAGCGGGTCTGGGAAGCCTGCATACCTATTCAGTAGATTATGTAGATAATGATTTGCATTTTAAAGCCAACAGTTTCCAGCCTAATCCGGATGGACCTTTTGTTACCCGGGTAGCAGAGCATTTTGACACAGTTCACCACAATATACTCTTAGATACGCCGGAATTGGCAGCAAGTCTCAGGCCGGCCGCACTGGTCCGTGATTTACCGGGTATGGCTGATATTGATACCTCGCTTTATCTATTCTGCCGCGAGATCAAAAAAGGCGCCACTGTGGCCTTGTCAGGCGAGTGTGCCGATGAGGTTTTCGGGGGGTACCCCTGGTTTCAGCGGGAAGAAATGATCAATGCCACGACATTCCCCTGGTCGCCGCGGCCGGAAATCCGTATTCCCTGGCTAAAACCTGAAATCCAGGCCAGGATAAAACCGGCTGAATATGTAGCCCAGCGTTACAGTGAGGCGCTGGCGGAAGTGCCGCGCCTGCCGGGTGAGGATGTCCGTTCAGCCAGGATGCGCGAAATCTTTTATCTCAGCCTTACCCGGTTTATGCCGACCCTGCTGGACCGGAAGGACCGCATGAGCATGGCGTTTGGTCTGGAGGTTAGAGTGCCTTTTTGTGATCACCGCATTGTAGACTATGTCTGGAACGTGCCCTGGAGCATGAAGAATGCGCACAACCGGGAGAAAGGCTTGCTGCGGTACGCCTTGGAAGGAATCTTGCCGGAGGACGTATTATGGAGGAAGAAAAGTCCTTATCCCAAAACTCATAATCCGGCCTATACCAAGGTCGTTGTCAATGAGGCCCTGGCTATTTTACAGGACCCGGCATCCCCGCTGCAGGCCTTGCTGGATATCGAAAAACTCAAAGAGATTGCCCGGACTGATTTGTCTGCTTCTAACATTCCCTGGTTTGGGCAGCTGATGAGCGGCCCCCAGCTTTTCGCCTATCTGATCCAGGCTGATCACTGGCTGCGCGAATATAAGGTCCAGGTGTTATAG
- the pfkA gene encoding 6-phosphofructokinase: MMKKIAVITSGGDCPGMNAAIRAAVRVALAHDAEVWGIKNGYAGMIAGDMRVLDSRSVGDIIQKGGTFLGTARSEEFKTLAGRQKAAANLTARGIEGLIVIGGDGSLTGARHLGELGIKFVGLPGTIDNDIWGTDYTIGFDTAVNTALDAINKLRDTASAHGRVMLVEVMGRACGWIALTAGLAGGAEIILIPEEPFSEEEICKKLLESRTKGKQYSIVVVAEGAGSAIDLGKSIRAKTGLETRASVLGHIQRGGAPTVSDRLLASRLAETAVRALLNGRTEIMIGYQCRQCVEVAIEDAVGKKKAIDPELFRLAQVLSQ, from the coding sequence ATTATGAAAAAGATTGCAGTGATAACCAGTGGTGGCGATTGTCCGGGCATGAATGCGGCCATCAGGGCGGCAGTCCGTGTCGCCCTGGCACACGATGCTGAGGTGTGGGGGATTAAAAACGGCTATGCCGGCATGATCGCCGGCGATATGAGAGTGCTGGATTCCAGGTCAGTGGGCGATATTATTCAAAAAGGCGGTACTTTCTTGGGCACCGCCCGCAGCGAGGAATTTAAGACCCTGGCCGGCCGGCAAAAAGCAGCCGCCAATTTAACAGCCCGCGGCATTGAAGGGTTGATTGTTATTGGCGGTGACGGCTCGCTGACCGGTGCCAGGCATCTCGGGGAACTGGGCATTAAGTTTGTGGGTTTGCCCGGGACCATTGACAACGATATTTGGGGTACTGATTATACGATCGGTTTTGATACCGCGGTCAATACCGCCCTTGACGCGATCAACAAACTAAGGGATACGGCCTCAGCCCACGGGCGGGTCATGCTGGTTGAGGTAATGGGGCGTGCCTGCGGCTGGATTGCCCTTACTGCCGGTTTGGCCGGGGGGGCCGAGATTATCCTCATCCCGGAAGAACCATTTTCGGAAGAGGAAATTTGCAAAAAATTATTGGAATCCAGAACCAAAGGCAAACAATATAGTATTGTGGTTGTGGCGGAAGGGGCCGGCAGCGCCATTGACCTGGGCAAGTCCATCCGGGCTAAAACCGGCCTGGAGACGCGGGCATCTGTCCTTGGACATATCCAACGCGGCGGGGCACCCACCGTATCGGACCGGTTGCTTGCCAGCCGCCTGGCGGAGACTGCGGTCCGGGCCCTGCTGAACGGCAGGACCGAGATCATGATCGGTTATCAATGCCGCCAGTGTGTTGAGGTGGCAATTGAGGATGCTGTCGGCAAGAAAAAGGCTATTGATCCGGAACTGTTCCGGCTGGCGCAGGTTTTATCCCAATAA
- a CDS encoding EamA family transporter — protein MFLVYALAGVFCLGLAPLFGKTVLNTVNPVTAFVLRTMIAAVIIAAWFLSAKGFNELLTVPPSLWIIITIEAVLAALLGDLAYFYALKDGNINEVSLIMSCAPLVTISLSYFLLNEVITGSQLIGAVFITIGLVLISL, from the coding sequence ATGTTTCTGGTATATGCTCTGGCCGGCGTTTTCTGCCTGGGATTGGCACCGTTATTCGGCAAAACAGTGTTAAACACCGTCAACCCGGTTACGGCTTTTGTCTTACGGACGATGATTGCCGCAGTTATTATCGCCGCCTGGTTTCTTAGTGCCAAAGGCTTTAATGAATTGCTGACTGTTCCGCCCTCACTGTGGATTATTATTACAATTGAAGCCGTTCTGGCAGCCTTGCTTGGTGATCTGGCTTATTTTTATGCCTTAAAAGACGGTAATATCAATGAAGTGTCACTTATTATGTCTTGTGCACCCCTGGTGACAATCAGCTTAAGCTATTTCCTGTTAAACGAGGTCATTACCGGCAGCCAGCTTATCGGTGCAGTGTTCATAACGATTGGCTTAGTATTAATTAGCCTTTAG
- the panB gene encoding 3-methyl-2-oxobutanoate hydroxymethyltransferase, which translates to MGKVKMTIPQCREMKGKTKKFTMITAYDVLLASVIEKTPIEMILVGDSLGMTVLGYDSTVPVTMEDIIHHTKPVVKGAPNTLIVGDMPFGSYNTGIGDAIRNANRIMKEGGADAVKLEGGKNVAPIVAAMVNGGIPVMGHIGLTPQTAGQLGGFKVQGKDAEAAKQLLEDAKALAQAGAFAIVLECIPAPVAKMITEQLNIPTMGIGAGPYCDAQVLVTQDLLGMFDRFVPKMVKQYAQLNKQMVDALNSFYQETQDGVFPGPEHSFGMKEEDLKRLY; encoded by the coding sequence ATGGGAAAGGTTAAAATGACAATTCCCCAATGCCGGGAAATGAAAGGCAAAACTAAGAAGTTTACCATGATTACTGCGTATGATGTTTTATTGGCTTCGGTAATTGAGAAAACACCGATTGAAATGATTCTGGTGGGTGACTCGCTGGGCATGACAGTGCTGGGATATGACAGTACGGTGCCGGTTACCATGGAAGATATTATTCATCACACCAAACCGGTAGTCAAGGGGGCCCCCAATACTTTGATTGTTGGGGATATGCCTTTTGGATCTTATAATACCGGGATTGGGGACGCAATCCGTAATGCCAACCGGATTATGAAAGAAGGCGGTGCCGATGCTGTTAAACTGGAAGGTGGTAAAAATGTTGCCCCTATCGTGGCCGCAATGGTCAACGGCGGTATTCCGGTGATGGGGCATATTGGTTTAACGCCGCAAACCGCCGGCCAGCTGGGCGGGTTTAAGGTTCAGGGTAAAGATGCCGAAGCTGCCAAACAGTTGCTGGAAGATGCTAAAGCGCTTGCCCAGGCCGGCGCCTTCGCTATCGTACTGGAGTGCATTCCCGCCCCTGTAGCCAAAATGATTACTGAACAGCTCAATATTCCCACTATGGGTATCGGTGCCGGCCCCTATTGTGACGCCCAGGTATTGGTTACTCAGGATTTATTGGGCATGTTTGACCGCTTTGTGCCCAAAATGGTCAAACAATATGCCCAGCTTAACAAACAAATGGTAGATGCCCTGAACAGTTTTTATCAGGAAACGCAGGACGGAGTATTTCCCGGGCCGGAACATTCTTTTGGCATGAAAGAGGAGGATTTGAAGCGTTTATATTAA
- a CDS encoding serine hydrolase, whose protein sequence is MLIFLLLLSVFFASGCGTLNKPQAKPEAAKQPAVNQPSAQPDLSAQLNSQLQQFNGQAGLFAKNLKTGQTFSFNQNTIFPTASTHKLVVALAVYKYLYAEAAAADKKRYDVGIKNMLVVSDNEAFYELLDDIEQKKPDALTRVLADLKLVHTRIHSREAFSQYGYHSVTTPGEMAAVFETIYNEAYLGQEFSAILKEELSKTIFTEEIPRFMQNSKVLHKVGELPGVQCDVGIVDDGRDQILISAYTTTRRPPPYASNFIAAISAKAYNLLRTK, encoded by the coding sequence ATGCTAATCTTCTTGTTGCTGCTGTCGGTGTTTTTCGCAAGCGGCTGCGGTACCCTTAATAAACCACAGGCCAAACCGGAAGCCGCTAAACAGCCGGCGGTAAATCAACCGTCAGCGCAGCCGGACCTGTCGGCCCAGCTTAACAGCCAATTGCAGCAGTTTAATGGCCAAGCCGGCCTGTTTGCCAAAAATTTAAAAACAGGCCAAACCTTCAGTTTCAATCAGAATACTATCTTCCCTACAGCGTCAACCCATAAACTGGTGGTTGCCCTGGCTGTCTACAAATATCTGTATGCAGAAGCGGCAGCCGCAGATAAAAAACGTTATGACGTCGGTATTAAGAACATGCTGGTAGTCAGTGACAATGAAGCCTTTTATGAACTTTTAGACGATATTGAACAGAAAAAACCGGATGCCCTGACCCGCGTATTAGCTGACCTCAAGCTTGTTCACACCAGGATTCACAGCCGCGAGGCCTTCAGTCAATACGGTTACCACAGCGTCACCACCCCCGGGGAAATGGCCGCCGTTTTTGAAACAATCTACAACGAAGCCTATCTTGGCCAGGAGTTCTCAGCAATCTTAAAAGAAGAATTGTCGAAAACAATCTTTACGGAAGAAATTCCCCGTTTCATGCAAAACAGCAAGGTATTGCATAAAGTGGGTGAACTGCCTGGCGTACAGTGTGATGTCGGTATCGTCGATGACGGCCGCGACCAGATATTGATCAGCGCCTATACGACAACCCGCCGGCCGCCTCCCTATGCCAGCAATTTTATTGCCGCTATTTCCGCCAAAGCCTATAACCTGCTTCGCACTAAGTGA
- a CDS encoding methyl-accepting chemotaxis protein, producing the protein MSLWFGKNKAIAKLSRLTAQYAAGNMSARIDPDEYPAELQPLAKNIASLAGMLRTFGQETQVSSSQVSAAVSQVNAVIGQAACLAEQACKEAGTADRLTQDIAAATKHAARQIDDIMAATQTITAVAGDIYQDSLASKNIAAQGYEAAAKVTVAMDSIRQASAEVGERITALTQMARDIDSFLTAIRGISAQTNLLALNASIEAARAGEHGRGFAVVAQEIQKLSDASAAAANSANKLLAEIDGGVLAAAKAAATGTNAVATGAQEMREADASLQAILAASSQVEAKMAEASAARQNQFAATQKAADFLGRIASMADEAASRMTTVTSSLGQQDQHLGDTRGMGDVLAKVAEQLVATTGKLTLIDISSRQQAEIDARIAKLRKLLERTVKNQQVTGMNRAEHKEILSGLLAQNPELEAAWTNLTDGQFVASLPPAGIANASTREWFKQARQGKFYVSQVYVSSISHQPCLTISLPITDGTGTLLGIFGVDLKL; encoded by the coding sequence ATGTCATTGTGGTTTGGGAAAAATAAAGCTATTGCTAAGCTAAGCAGACTGACTGCCCAATATGCAGCCGGAAATATGTCTGCCAGGATTGATCCGGATGAGTATCCGGCAGAATTACAGCCTTTAGCAAAAAATATTGCTTCCCTGGCAGGCATGCTGAGAACCTTCGGGCAGGAAACACAGGTGTCATCCAGTCAGGTTTCCGCAGCAGTAAGCCAGGTTAACGCCGTTATCGGCCAGGCTGCCTGCCTGGCGGAACAGGCCTGTAAGGAGGCCGGCACTGCCGACCGGCTGACCCAGGATATAGCGGCTGCGACTAAGCATGCAGCCCGCCAAATTGATGATATTATGGCGGCAACGCAAACCATTACCGCCGTGGCCGGTGATATTTATCAGGACAGCCTGGCTTCCAAAAATATTGCGGCCCAGGGTTATGAGGCGGCAGCCAAAGTAACGGTGGCGATGGATTCTATCCGTCAGGCTTCAGCCGAAGTAGGGGAACGAATTACCGCCCTGACCCAAATGGCCAGGGATATCGACAGTTTTCTGACTGCCATCCGGGGGATATCAGCGCAAACCAATCTTCTGGCGCTTAACGCCAGTATTGAGGCCGCCAGAGCCGGGGAGCACGGACGTGGTTTTGCGGTTGTGGCGCAAGAGATTCAGAAGCTTTCCGATGCCAGTGCCGCTGCCGCAAATTCAGCCAATAAACTGCTGGCCGAAATAGACGGCGGGGTCCTGGCAGCGGCAAAAGCAGCGGCAACCGGGACCAACGCCGTGGCAACAGGCGCGCAGGAAATGCGGGAAGCGGATGCCAGCCTGCAGGCGATTTTAGCAGCCAGTTCCCAGGTGGAGGCAAAAATGGCGGAGGCCAGCGCTGCCAGGCAAAACCAGTTTGCCGCTACCCAGAAAGCAGCAGATTTTCTCGGCCGGATTGCCAGCATGGCGGACGAAGCGGCCAGCCGGATGACGACCGTAACCAGTTCTCTTGGCCAGCAGGATCAACACCTGGGCGATACGCGGGGCATGGGGGACGTTTTGGCTAAAGTAGCCGAGCAGCTTGTGGCTACTACCGGCAAGCTGACACTTATTGATATCAGCAGCCGCCAGCAGGCCGAAATTGACGCCAGGATAGCAAAACTGCGCAAGCTGCTGGAACGTACCGTGAAAAATCAACAGGTGACAGGTATGAATAGGGCTGAGCATAAAGAAATACTGAGCGGCCTCTTAGCGCAGAATCCTGAGCTTGAGGCCGCCTGGACAAATTTAACAGATGGGCAGTTTGTTGCTTCCCTGCCTCCGGCCGGCATTGCCAATGCCTCAACCAGAGAATGGTTTAAACAAGCCAGGCAGGGGAAGTTCTACGTATCGCAGGTATATGTTTCGTCCATATCCCATCAGCCTTGTTTAACCATTTCCCTGCCGATTACTGACGGCACAGGGACTCTGCTTGGTATATTCGGGGTAGATCTAAAACTGTAA
- a CDS encoding 2-oxoacid:acceptor oxidoreductase family protein — protein sequence MMEVRLSGSGGQGLILAGIILAEAAIADGKEAVQSQSYGPEARGGSSKSEVIISNDRIHYPKVAAPDLLLAMTQEALDKYGADLKAEGILVVDNTFVREVPAAYKHVHAIPITQLAREKCGRELFANIVALGTIAKLTGSVSFPALEAAVLARVPKGTEEMNKLALQIGYQAV from the coding sequence ATGATGGAGGTCAGATTAAGCGGTTCCGGGGGACAAGGGTTGATCCTTGCCGGCATCATTCTTGCCGAGGCCGCTATTGCCGACGGCAAAGAAGCAGTACAATCCCAGTCTTACGGTCCCGAAGCGCGCGGCGGTTCCAGCAAGTCGGAGGTTATTATCAGCAACGACCGCATTCATTACCCGAAAGTGGCAGCGCCGGACCTGCTGCTGGCCATGACGCAGGAGGCACTTGACAAATACGGTGCCGACTTAAAAGCAGAGGGCATCCTGGTTGTTGACAATACCTTTGTCCGGGAGGTACCGGCTGCCTATAAGCATGTCCATGCTATTCCGATTACTCAACTGGCCCGGGAAAAATGCGGGCGCGAATTATTTGCCAACATTGTCGCCCTGGGCACGATTGCCAAACTCACCGGCTCGGTCAGTTTTCCCGCCCTGGAGGCGGCGGTGCTGGCCCGCGTACCCAAAGGCACGGAAGAGATGAATAAGCTGGCGCTGCAGATAGGCTATCAGGCCGTCTAA
- a CDS encoding cupin domain-containing protein, with protein MKKQLIKNIEFSKAHDLVNLVDYQPGKVVSLTLSQNQTLSITLFAFAQGEAISTHSAPGDALVYILDGRADISIGGEKITATAGQVVVMPANIPHGLEAVENFKMLLVVVM; from the coding sequence ATGAAAAAGCAATTGATAAAAAATATTGAGTTCAGCAAAGCACATGATTTGGTTAACCTGGTCGATTATCAGCCTGGCAAAGTCGTAAGCCTGACTTTGTCACAAAACCAAACCCTCAGTATAACCCTGTTTGCCTTTGCGCAGGGCGAAGCAATCAGCACGCACTCGGCCCCTGGCGATGCCCTGGTATATATCCTTGACGGCCGGGCCGATATTAGCATCGGCGGTGAGAAAATCACCGCCACTGCCGGTCAGGTGGTCGTTATGCCTGCCAATATTCCCCACGGCCTTGAGGCTGTGGAAAATTTTAAAATGCTGTTGGTCGTTGTTATGTGA
- a CDS encoding bile acid:sodium symporter family protein — MALLEKIALAITKLFPVWLILFSGLAFLFPDSLQSQGYLVTYLLGTIMLGMGLSMSVEDFKLVLSRPRDVVIGIVLRYLIMPLVGFGVAKLLGLPPALAAGLILVGCCPSGTASNVMSFLAKADTALSVTVSSFNIILAPLLLPATFLLLAGSEIQVDATAMFLDVVKIVLLPVLIGMVLRGLFNSFVNRIMKIVPVISVIAIIWAIAIVVALSAAKLVTVAVIALIAVALHNGLGLALGYGASKALGMGERQARAITFEIGIEMSGLAVVLALAHLEPLAAVPGAIFSVWHNFTGSILAGYWANKPAQDNNTPV, encoded by the coding sequence ATGGCTCTGTTAGAAAAAATTGCTTTGGCAATTACCAAGCTGTTTCCGGTATGGCTTATCCTGTTTTCCGGGCTGGCGTTTCTGTTCCCGGATTCCTTACAATCACAGGGGTATCTGGTTACTTATTTACTTGGCACGATTATGCTGGGGATGGGGCTGTCAATGTCGGTGGAAGATTTCAAACTGGTATTGTCCAGGCCCAGGGACGTTGTTATTGGCATTGTGCTCAGATATCTCATCATGCCTTTAGTCGGCTTTGGTGTGGCAAAATTATTGGGATTACCGCCGGCTTTGGCCGCCGGGCTGATTTTGGTCGGCTGCTGCCCCAGCGGCACCGCTTCCAATGTAATGAGTTTTTTAGCAAAAGCGGATACGGCGTTATCGGTTACGGTATCCAGTTTTAACATAATTTTGGCGCCGCTGCTGCTGCCCGCGACATTTTTGCTGCTGGCCGGGTCGGAGATACAAGTTGATGCTACGGCCATGTTTCTGGATGTAGTAAAGATTGTATTGCTGCCGGTACTAATCGGTATGGTACTGCGCGGCCTGTTTAATTCTTTTGTGAACCGCATTATGAAAATTGTGCCTGTTATCTCGGTCATCGCTATTATTTGGGCGATCGCCATCGTGGTGGCCTTAAGTGCCGCCAAGCTGGTTACAGTAGCGGTTATTGCCCTCATTGCCGTTGCCCTGCACAATGGGCTGGGCCTGGCTTTGGGGTATGGCGCATCCAAAGCTCTGGGCATGGGGGAGCGGCAGGCCAGAGCGATTACATTTGAAATTGGTATTGAAATGTCCGGGCTGGCAGTAGTATTGGCACTGGCTCATTTAGAGCCGCTTGCTGCCGTTCCCGGGGCAATATTCAGCGTCTGGCATAATTTTACCGGCTCAATCCTTGCCGGTTACTGGGCGAATAAGCCTGCGCAGGACAACAACACCCCTGTTTGA
- a CDS encoding 2-oxoacid:ferredoxin oxidoreductase subunit beta gives MEQLLEKYYRPKLPHIWCPGCGNGIVTAAIVRAIDKLGLDQDKTTIVSGIGCSSRASGYLNFDTLHTAHGRALPFATGIKLAKPDHKVLVITGDGDATAIGGNHFIHAARRNIDLTVIVYNNNIYGMTGGQYSPLTPQMARATTAPYGNIDRAFDLSELAKGAGATFVARSTTYHAKQLAELVAKGIAHEGFAVVEALTGCPISYGRQNKLSKPAALLAWQRDHTVPVEAAARLKPEQLAGKIKIGVLHQETAPEYSAEYGKVIKQAMGGRS, from the coding sequence ATGGAACAATTATTGGAGAAGTATTACCGGCCCAAGCTGCCGCACATCTGGTGTCCCGGCTGCGGGAACGGCATCGTAACCGCAGCGATAGTCAGGGCCATTGATAAACTGGGGCTTGATCAGGATAAAACAACCATCGTGTCAGGAATCGGCTGTTCGTCCCGGGCTTCGGGCTATTTGAATTTTGACACCCTGCATACCGCTCATGGCCGGGCCCTGCCGTTTGCCACCGGGATTAAGCTGGCTAAGCCTGACCACAAGGTGCTGGTAATCACCGGTGACGGGGATGCGACCGCCATCGGCGGCAATCATTTTATCCATGCAGCCAGACGTAATATAGACCTGACGGTCATTGTCTATAATAACAATATCTATGGTATGACCGGTGGTCAGTATTCACCCTTAACACCGCAGATGGCCAGGGCGACTACCGCGCCTTACGGCAATATCGACCGGGCCTTTGACTTGAGCGAGCTGGCTAAGGGCGCCGGGGCAACCTTTGTTGCCCGTTCCACTACCTATCATGCCAAGCAGCTGGCCGAGCTTGTGGCCAAAGGGATTGCCCATGAAGGCTTTGCCGTAGTCGAAGCGCTGACCGGTTGTCCGATTTCTTACGGCCGGCAGAACAAGCTGAGCAAGCCTGCCGCCCTGTTAGCCTGGCAGCGGGACCATACCGTGCCGGTTGAGGCTGCGGCCAGGCTCAAGCCGGAGCAACTGGCCGGAAAAATTAAGATCGGCGTGCTTCACCAGGAAACAGCGCCTGAATATTCTGCTGAATATGGCAAGGTAATCAAACAGGCGATGGGAGGGCGTAGTTAG
- a CDS encoding 4Fe-4S binding protein — MLKTKPRFCKGCGICVEFCPKKVLKLDDLAKIEVAQPDDCVACGQCELRCPDYAIFVIADK, encoded by the coding sequence ATGCTGAAAACTAAGCCCCGGTTTTGCAAAGGATGTGGCATTTGTGTTGAGTTTTGTCCCAAGAAGGTACTGAAGCTGGATGACCTTGCCAAAATAGAGGTCGCTCAGCCGGATGACTGTGTGGCTTGCGGGCAATGTGAATTAAGATGTCCTGATTATGCTATTTTTGTCATTGCTGATAAGTAA
- a CDS encoding 2-oxoacid:acceptor oxidoreductase subunit alpha, with amino-acid sequence MAKAVLMQGNHACAEGALAAGARFFAGYPITPSTEVAELLAKRLPQVGGTFIQMEDEIAGMAATIGAALTGVKSLTATSGPGFSLKQELIGYASMAEVPCVIVNVQRVGPSTGQPTSPAQADIMQARWGSHGDRGVIALSPASVPECFSLTIEAFNLAEQYRTPVVLLLDEIIGHMREKIEIPAADSLTIVNRKKPVLPPGEFLPYQPEADGIPPMPAYGDGYRFHVTGLAHDYTGFPSGANSTSQELIARLHTKITDHADKIVTFEEQQLADAEIAVIAFGGTARTAYAAVEMARRQGIKAGLFRPITIWPSPAKQLKALAQKAKTIIVAELNYGQYVQEVERIVAGQAKVVSLAKWNNDPITPQEMLAAITGAQAN; translated from the coding sequence ATGGCTAAAGCAGTACTTATGCAGGGGAATCATGCTTGTGCAGAAGGCGCGCTTGCCGCCGGCGCCAGGTTTTTTGCCGGCTATCCGATTACACCGTCCACTGAGGTTGCTGAGCTGCTGGCAAAGCGGCTGCCCCAGGTTGGCGGGACTTTTATTCAGATGGAGGACGAAATTGCCGGCATGGCCGCAACGATCGGTGCGGCTTTGACCGGCGTTAAGTCTCTGACGGCAACCAGCGGCCCCGGCTTTTCTCTGAAACAGGAATTAATCGGCTATGCGTCCATGGCTGAGGTTCCCTGCGTAATTGTAAATGTTCAGCGGGTTGGCCCCAGTACCGGTCAGCCGACTTCACCGGCCCAGGCCGATATTATGCAAGCCCGGTGGGGTTCCCACGGGGACCGGGGGGTTATTGCCCTTAGTCCTGCCAGTGTGCCGGAATGTTTTAGCCTGACCATAGAAGCCTTTAATCTGGCCGAGCAATACCGGACACCGGTGGTATTGCTGCTTGATGAGATTATTGGCCATATGCGGGAAAAGATTGAGATCCCGGCTGCGGACAGCCTGACAATTGTTAACCGCAAAAAACCGGTCCTGCCGCCGGGCGAATTTTTGCCGTACCAGCCTGAGGCCGACGGGATACCGCCGATGCCTGCCTATGGCGACGGCTACCGGTTTCATGTTACCGGGCTGGCCCACGACTATACCGGTTTTCCCAGCGGCGCCAACAGCACATCCCAGGAGCTTATTGCCCGGCTGCATACCAAAATCACCGACCATGCTGACAAGATTGTCACCTTTGAAGAACAACAGCTTGCTGATGCCGAGATTGCCGTTATTGCCTTTGGCGGTACGGCCCGTACAGCCTATGCCGCCGTGGAAATGGCGCGCCGCCAGGGAATTAAAGCCGGTTTGTTCCGGCCGATTACCATCTGGCCGTCGCCGGCCAAGCAGCTTAAGGCGTTGGCGCAAAAGGCCAAAACTATTATTGTGGCCGAACTGAATTATGGCCAGTATGTGCAGGAGGTTGAACGCATCGTGGCCGGGCAGGCTAAGGTGGTTTCACTGGCCAAGTGGAATAATGATCCGATTACACCGCAGGAAATGCTGGCCGCCATTACCGGAGCCCAGGCCAATTAA